A window from Oncorhynchus mykiss isolate Arlee chromosome 9, USDA_OmykA_1.1, whole genome shotgun sequence encodes these proteins:
- the LOC110531965 gene encoding uncharacterized protein LOC110531965: MDQRQQESSQGKSSTMPHKERSEESRDKRPSDVPIKHNTEEEKQPFRRMRSPPRPRITGSFRPRFGGRFYRPRFIRDDHSFRKPRFSFGFQRYHPFTPRPRFNWRDQSGPPPCPNNQYNDQRNMDRSGPARASTPKEHSSALRSSAGPSREKEKQPVSFIVSQEKERSHSKERERGRELPSTISRATARNRAIQQKRREIEQVYRQDCDTFGVVVKMLIAKDPSLERPIQPSLKENLGEIGLRCVEAMQQFIEEYDTREPSPQ; this comes from the exons ATGGATCAACGGCAGCAGGAATCTTCACAGGGCAAG AGCTCCACCATGCCACACAAAGAACGCAGTGAAGAGTCACGTGACAAGAGGCCCAGCGACGTACCTATCAAACATAACACTGAG GAGGAGAAACAACCTTTCAGAAGAATGAGAAGTCCACCTAGACCCAGAATAACTGGTTCATTTAGACCAAGATTTGGAGGAAGATTCTACAGACCACG ATTCATAAGGGACGATCATTCATTCCGGAAGCCCCGCTTCAGTTTTGGGTTCCAAAGGTACCACCCTTTCACCCCTCGCCCACGGTTCAACTGGAGGGACCAGTCCGGCCCACCACCGTGCCCTAACAACCAGTACAACGACCAGAGGAACATGGACAGGAGCGGTCCCGCCAGGGCCTCTACTCCTAAAGAACACAGCA GTGCTCTCAGGTCTTCTGCAGGCCccagcagagagaaggagaagcagCCTGTGTCGTTCATA GTGTCTCAAGAGAAGGAGAGATCCCAcagcaaagaaagagagaggggtagagagctCCCCTCCACCATAAGCAGGGCCACAGCACGAAACAGAGCCATCcaacagaagaggagagaaatcGAGCAG GTGTACCGCCAGGACTGTGACACGTTTGGCGTGGTGGTGAAGATGCTGATAGCCAAGGACCCGTCTCTGGAGCGGCCCATCCAGCCATCTCTGAAGGAGAACCTCGGGGAGATCGGCCTGCGCTGTGTAGAGGCCATGCAACAGTTCATAGAGGAGTATGACACCAGGGAACCATCACCACAGTGA
- the LOC110531966 gene encoding cilia- and flagella-associated protein 251 isoform X1: MKVCEEVQEENAEAVKTPSVCEPLILQDIEDLEESTVKESPVPPKDTEDTDKASTEGQQLVEEHNPDILLPHPVDALENAYVNTPPVCEPLIIEDLEDSPDKEYPAPRKTEDVECASAQGQEQIQVDKDRDKDKDHDMPLPCCLDNLKKRFYQSRDRQIRERHWAQFRAETLRVAHQGIVVLQRDLELELERVREGLEDRRQRRERDHYTLAQVKRERQKKREEQIKGWMEKWMIGREEESQGEEGAEEGETEEEEKEGEEESEKEEESEDEEGDTEGAEEKEKEEKVEEGDREGSEEESEADEESEEEDGIETICKEVKMQMHLIKGDIEHDMKNDYEQNKNREVQDRKMLTTLLQCLESVYQTRTEEILGKIGMLWDIMINNMLQDLHGRRAAQKSVSAQTAQYLHFCHSPRLAPITPLTEAGRRLLKGWARGQQDDEAKKTGKGKGKKKKKKTQREQVKDEEKDSQLLQKEEMVESKPEENKKSGFLQLLLLKLTCIQ, translated from the exons ATGAAAGTGTGTGAAGAGGTGCAGGAAGAAAATGCAGAGGCTGTGAAAACCCCATCTGTCTGTGAACCACTG ATTCTTCAGGATATTGAGGACTTGGAGGAGTCTACTGTAAAGGAAAGTCCAGTTCCTCCAAAGGACACTGAAGATACAGATAAGGCTTCAACCGAGGGCCAACAACTG GTAGAGGAACACAACCCTGACATCCTCCTACCTCACCCTGTTGATGCCCTGGAGAATGCCTATGTGAACACCCCCCCTGTTTGTGAACCACTG ATTATTGAGGACTTGGAGGACTCTCCTGACAAGGAATATCCAGCTCCCCGAAAGACTGAGGATGTAGAATGTGCTTCAGCACAGGGCCAAGAACAG ATCCAGGTAGATAAGGACCGAGATAAGGACAAAGACCATGATATGCCCCTCCCTTGCTGCTTAGATAACCTGAAGAAGCGCTTCTACCAGAGCAGGGACCGCCAGATCAGGGAAAGACACTGGGCCCAGTTCAGAGCAGAGACCCTGAGGGTGGCCCACCAAGGGATAGTTGTCCTGCAACGTGAcctggagctggagctggagcGGGTTAGAGAGGGCCTAGAGGATAGACGGCAGCGCAGAGAGAGGGACCATTACACTCTGGCccaagtgaagagagagagacagaaaaagagagaagagcaGATAAAAGGATGGATGGAAAAGTGGATGatagggagggaagaggagagccaGGGGGAAGAAGGTGcggaagagggggagacagaggaagaggagaaagagggagaggaggaaagtgaAAAGGAAGAGGAGAGTGAGGATGAAGAGGGTGATACAGAGGGAgcggaagagaaggagaaagaggagaaggtggaggagggagacagggaggggagtgAAGAGGAGAGTGAGGCGGATgaagagagcgaggaggaggatGGCATAGAGACTATCTGCAAGGAGGTGAAGATGCAGATGCACTTGATCAAGGGCGACATTGAGCATGATATGAAGAATGACTATGAGCAGAACAAGAATAGGGAAGTCCAGGACCGGAAGATGTTGACCACCCTGCTGCAGTGCTTGGAGTCAGTCTACCAGACACGCACTGAGGAGATACTGGGCAAGATAGGCATGCTGTGGGACATCATGATCAACAACATGCTCCAGGACCTCCATGGAAGGAGAGCAGCCCAGAAGTCAGTGTCTGCCCAGACTGCGCAGTATCTCCACTTCTGCCACAGTCCCCGTCTGGCCCCCATTACCCCTCTGACTGAAGCGGGCAGGAGGCTCCTCAAGGGATGGGCAAGAGGCCAACAG GATGACGAGGCAAAGAAGACTGGCAAAGGGAAagggaagaagaaaaagaagaagacacagagagaacaagtGAAGGATGAGGAGAAAGACAGTCAGTTGCTGCAGAAGGAGGAAATGGTGGAAAGTAAGCCAGAAGAGAATAAAAAGTCAGG GTTTCTCCAATTGCTGCTGCTCAAACTGACATGCATTCAATGA
- the LOC110531966 gene encoding cilia- and flagella-associated protein 251 isoform X2 — MKVCEEVQEENAEAVKTPSVCEPLDIEDLEESTVKESPVPPKDTEDTDKASTEGQQLVEEHNPDILLPHPVDALENAYVNTPPVCEPLIIEDLEDSPDKEYPAPRKTEDVECASAQGQEQIQVDKDRDKDKDHDMPLPCCLDNLKKRFYQSRDRQIRERHWAQFRAETLRVAHQGIVVLQRDLELELERVREGLEDRRQRRERDHYTLAQVKRERQKKREEQIKGWMEKWMIGREEESQGEEGAEEGETEEEEKEGEEESEKEEESEDEEGDTEGAEEKEKEEKVEEGDREGSEEESEADEESEEEDGIETICKEVKMQMHLIKGDIEHDMKNDYEQNKNREVQDRKMLTTLLQCLESVYQTRTEEILGKIGMLWDIMINNMLQDLHGRRAAQKSVSAQTAQYLHFCHSPRLAPITPLTEAGRRLLKGWARGQQDDEAKKTGKGKGKKKKKKTQREQVKDEEKDSQLLQKEEMVESKPEENKKSGFLQLLLLKLTCIQ; from the exons ATGAAAGTGTGTGAAGAGGTGCAGGAAGAAAATGCAGAGGCTGTGAAAACCCCATCTGTCTGTGAACCACTG GATATTGAGGACTTGGAGGAGTCTACTGTAAAGGAAAGTCCAGTTCCTCCAAAGGACACTGAAGATACAGATAAGGCTTCAACCGAGGGCCAACAACTG GTAGAGGAACACAACCCTGACATCCTCCTACCTCACCCTGTTGATGCCCTGGAGAATGCCTATGTGAACACCCCCCCTGTTTGTGAACCACTG ATTATTGAGGACTTGGAGGACTCTCCTGACAAGGAATATCCAGCTCCCCGAAAGACTGAGGATGTAGAATGTGCTTCAGCACAGGGCCAAGAACAG ATCCAGGTAGATAAGGACCGAGATAAGGACAAAGACCATGATATGCCCCTCCCTTGCTGCTTAGATAACCTGAAGAAGCGCTTCTACCAGAGCAGGGACCGCCAGATCAGGGAAAGACACTGGGCCCAGTTCAGAGCAGAGACCCTGAGGGTGGCCCACCAAGGGATAGTTGTCCTGCAACGTGAcctggagctggagctggagcGGGTTAGAGAGGGCCTAGAGGATAGACGGCAGCGCAGAGAGAGGGACCATTACACTCTGGCccaagtgaagagagagagacagaaaaagagagaagagcaGATAAAAGGATGGATGGAAAAGTGGATGatagggagggaagaggagagccaGGGGGAAGAAGGTGcggaagagggggagacagaggaagaggagaaagagggagaggaggaaagtgaAAAGGAAGAGGAGAGTGAGGATGAAGAGGGTGATACAGAGGGAgcggaagagaaggagaaagaggagaaggtggaggagggagacagggaggggagtgAAGAGGAGAGTGAGGCGGATgaagagagcgaggaggaggatGGCATAGAGACTATCTGCAAGGAGGTGAAGATGCAGATGCACTTGATCAAGGGCGACATTGAGCATGATATGAAGAATGACTATGAGCAGAACAAGAATAGGGAAGTCCAGGACCGGAAGATGTTGACCACCCTGCTGCAGTGCTTGGAGTCAGTCTACCAGACACGCACTGAGGAGATACTGGGCAAGATAGGCATGCTGTGGGACATCATGATCAACAACATGCTCCAGGACCTCCATGGAAGGAGAGCAGCCCAGAAGTCAGTGTCTGCCCAGACTGCGCAGTATCTCCACTTCTGCCACAGTCCCCGTCTGGCCCCCATTACCCCTCTGACTGAAGCGGGCAGGAGGCTCCTCAAGGGATGGGCAAGAGGCCAACAG GATGACGAGGCAAAGAAGACTGGCAAAGGGAAagggaagaagaaaaagaagaagacacagagagaacaagtGAAGGATGAGGAGAAAGACAGTCAGTTGCTGCAGAAGGAGGAAATGGTGGAAAGTAAGCCAGAAGAGAATAAAAAGTCAGG GTTTCTCCAATTGCTGCTGCTCAAACTGACATGCATTCAATGA